A single region of the Parasphingorhabdus litoris DSM 22379 genome encodes:
- a CDS encoding DMT family transporter, whose amino-acid sequence MAAADQSSDHMGGRLLTALLLILTLCAFAGNSLLNRAALAENTIDWASFTVIRLVSGAIMLALLLGIQHGRSVLPRRDTLVPAIALFVYAVSFSFAYISLDAAIGALILFPAGQLSLQMIGIFRGIYPTAIQWIGLFLATAGLVIFLAPGDTAPPLIGGLIMALAGIAWGFYSWAGKGAARPALATARNFVGAGLLCALLIPLMDYGGQIEPKGVYLAIVSGTITSGLGYITWYAVLPRISVSTAAASQLSVPAIAALGGVMLLGETLTTRFFIGSAMIFAGIGLTMFKIGRA is encoded by the coding sequence CTTTTAACAGCATTATTGCTGATATTGACGCTATGTGCCTTTGCCGGCAATTCCCTGCTCAACCGCGCGGCTTTGGCTGAAAATACCATTGATTGGGCAAGTTTTACCGTCATCCGTCTGGTATCTGGCGCAATCATGCTGGCGCTCTTGTTGGGCATTCAACATGGCCGATCGGTCCTCCCGCGCCGCGATACTCTGGTTCCTGCAATTGCCCTGTTTGTTTATGCTGTCAGCTTTTCCTTCGCTTATATTTCGCTGGATGCCGCAATTGGCGCACTGATTCTGTTTCCTGCCGGGCAATTGAGCTTGCAGATGATCGGTATTTTCCGCGGCATTTATCCAACGGCTATACAATGGATCGGCCTTTTTCTTGCCACAGCCGGATTGGTTATTTTTCTCGCGCCGGGCGATACCGCACCGCCTTTGATAGGCGGGCTGATCATGGCACTGGCTGGCATAGCTTGGGGCTTTTACAGTTGGGCTGGAAAAGGAGCCGCGCGGCCAGCATTGGCGACAGCCCGAAATTTTGTTGGTGCAGGCTTGCTTTGCGCTTTGTTGATCCCACTGATGGACTATGGTGGGCAAATCGAACCGAAGGGCGTTTATCTGGCGATCGTCTCCGGCACGATTACATCTGGTTTGGGTTACATTACCTGGTACGCTGTTTTGCCGCGTATCTCAGTGAGTACTGCTGCTGCCTCTCAGCTTTCGGTTCCGGCAATTGCGGCACTTGGCGGCGTAATGCTGCTCGGAGAAACACTGACCACACGGTTTTTTATAGGCAGTGCAATGATTTTTGCCGGAATTGGTTTGACGATGTTCAAAATAGGCAGGGCCTAA
- a CDS encoding sterol desaturase family protein, translating to MSIFAIIATVLASVIAMEFVAWGAHKYIMHGFGWNWHRDHHEPHDKMLEKNDLYGIVGAVMSISMFAIGSPMIMGNSAWEPGTWIGLGILFYGIIYTLIHDGLVHQRYFKYVPKRGYAKRLVQAHKLHHATIGKEGGVSFGFVFARDPAKLKAELKVQRETGKAVVRDSVGAV from the coding sequence ATGAGTATTTTTGCAATCATAGCCACCGTCCTAGCTTCCGTCATTGCGATGGAATTCGTCGCTTGGGGTGCACATAAATATATCATGCACGGTTTTGGTTGGAATTGGCATCGCGACCATCACGAACCCCATGATAAAATGCTCGAGAAAAATGATCTTTATGGCATTGTCGGGGCCGTCATGAGTATTTCGATGTTTGCCATCGGCAGTCCGATGATCATGGGCAATTCTGCCTGGGAACCAGGCACCTGGATCGGCTTGGGCATATTATTCTATGGCATTATTTACACCCTGATTCACGATGGCTTGGTGCATCAGCGTTATTTTAAATATGTTCCAAAGCGTGGTTATGCAAAACGGCTGGTGCAGGCCCATAAGCTCCATCACGCTACGATTGGCAAAGAAGGCGGTGTCAGCTTTGGTTTCGTCTTTGCGCGCGACCCGGCCAAACTGAAGGCGGAACTCAAGGTGCAACGAGAGACCGGCAAGGCCGTGGTTAGAGATTCTGTTGGTGCCGTTTAG
- the leuC gene encoding 3-isopropylmalate dehydratase large subunit — protein sequence MTEAKTLYEKIWDAHVVDQREDGTALIYIDRHLVHEVTSPQAFEGLRKAGRKVRRPDLTLAVPDHNLPTTPRVDASGNKIPIADPQSAAQLEALEKNAPAFGIKYIGASDAEQGIVHVIGPEQGFTLPGTTLVCGDSHTAAHGALGALAFGIGTSEVEHVLATQTLQLSRSKSMEIRVEGSLGPGVSPKDLILHIIGVIGTAGGTGHVIEYRGEVFDQMSIEGRLTVSNMSIEAGARAGLIAPDEKTFAYLKGRPMAPKGGDWDAAVAYWKTLPTDEGAQFDKSVTIQASDVAPTVTWGTSPEDVVPVTGQVPAPESFTDASKQDAARKSLDYMGLSAGQAMDDVAVENIFIGSCTNSRIEDLRAAAEVLDGRKKAESVKWAIVVPGSGLVKAQAEAEGLDKIFTASGFEWREPGCSACLGMNPDKVPPGERCASTSNRNFVGRQGPGARTHLMSPAMAAAAAVTGKLTDVRDLMGANG from the coding sequence ATGACTGAAGCCAAAACGCTATACGAGAAAATTTGGGACGCGCATGTCGTGGATCAGCGCGAAGACGGAACAGCGTTGATCTATATCGACCGCCATCTGGTGCATGAAGTGACAAGCCCTCAGGCTTTTGAAGGATTGCGCAAGGCCGGGCGTAAGGTCCGCCGCCCGGATCTGACGCTGGCGGTCCCGGATCATAACCTACCGACAACGCCACGTGTTGATGCCAGTGGTAATAAGATTCCGATAGCCGACCCACAAAGCGCGGCACAGCTGGAAGCGCTTGAAAAAAATGCACCAGCCTTCGGTATAAAATATATCGGTGCGAGTGATGCGGAGCAGGGCATTGTCCACGTCATTGGACCTGAACAAGGCTTTACTTTACCAGGCACAACCTTGGTTTGCGGCGACAGCCATACGGCAGCCCATGGTGCCCTGGGCGCACTGGCATTTGGCATTGGCACCAGTGAAGTCGAGCATGTGCTCGCTACGCAGACCTTGCAACTGTCTCGGTCCAAGTCGATGGAAATTCGTGTCGAAGGCTCGCTTGGCCCCGGTGTTAGCCCAAAAGATCTTATCCTGCATATAATTGGAGTGATCGGTACGGCTGGCGGAACGGGACATGTCATCGAATATCGCGGTGAGGTCTTTGACCAGATGTCGATTGAAGGCCGGTTGACGGTATCAAACATGTCGATCGAAGCCGGCGCCAGGGCCGGTCTGATCGCACCGGATGAAAAAACCTTTGCCTATTTAAAAGGCCGCCCCATGGCCCCTAAAGGTGGTGATTGGGATGCGGCAGTTGCCTATTGGAAAACATTGCCAACTGATGAGGGCGCACAATTTGACAAGAGCGTTACGATTCAAGCTTCTGATGTCGCACCGACTGTGACTTGGGGTACTAGTCCGGAAGATGTTGTGCCGGTAACTGGCCAGGTTCCTGCACCAGAGAGCTTTACTGACGCGTCCAAACAAGACGCGGCGCGCAAGTCGCTGGACTATATGGGGCTTTCTGCTGGGCAGGCGATGGACGATGTTGCGGTGGAAAATATTTTCATTGGCAGTTGCACCAACAGTCGGATCGAAGATTTGCGAGCTGCCGCAGAAGTTCTCGATGGCCGGAAAAAGGCAGAAAGCGTCAAATGGGCAATTGTCGTCCCCGGATCAGGCCTGGTGAAAGCGCAGGCAGAAGCCGAAGGTTTGGACAAGATATTCACCGCGTCTGGCTTTGAATGGCGAGAGCCAGGCTGTTCGGCTTGTCTGGGTATGAATCCGGACAAAGTGCCGCCGGGCGAGCGTTGTGCTTCGACATCCAATCGGAATTTTGTGGGTCGACAGGGGCCAGGCGCACGGACGCATCTCATGTCGCCAGCAATGGCAGCTGCCGCTGCAGTGACGGGAAAGCTCACGGACGTCCGTGATTTGATGGGCGCGAACGGATAG
- the leuD gene encoding 3-isopropylmalate dehydratase small subunit, with protein sequence MRPVRSVEGRAIPFGQKNVDTDVIIAAEWLKTVSREGLGKGAFESIRAQEGNVFDDPEYAGASILIAGDNFGCGSSREHAAWALDDMGIKAIIAPSFSDIFSGNAFKNGLLAIALPQDAIDRLMEVAKTDPITIDMESMSVTTPFQDRFTFEMDPFRQQCLMEGLDEIDLTMSKSDAIETHEKRVDSAQPWHRPVVA encoded by the coding sequence ATGAGGCCGGTTCGCTCTGTTGAAGGGCGTGCTATTCCTTTCGGCCAGAAAAATGTCGATACCGATGTTATTATAGCGGCCGAGTGGCTGAAAACCGTGTCGCGAGAAGGCCTTGGCAAGGGTGCGTTTGAATCGATCCGCGCGCAAGAAGGCAATGTATTTGATGATCCGGAATATGCCGGGGCATCCATCCTGATCGCTGGCGATAATTTTGGTTGCGGTTCCAGCCGTGAGCATGCCGCATGGGCACTGGATGATATGGGCATCAAGGCGATTATCGCCCCCAGCTTTTCCGATATATTTTCAGGCAATGCCTTTAAGAACGGTCTATTGGCGATTGCCTTGCCGCAGGACGCCATTGATCGGTTGATGGAGGTTGCCAAGACCGACCCCATTACGATCGACATGGAAAGCATGAGCGTGACAACACCCTTTCAGGATCGCTTCACGTTTGAAATGGACCCGTTTCGCCAACAATGCCTGATGGAAGGGTTGGATGAAATTGACCTGACAATGTCAAAATCGGATGCCATAGAGACACATGAAAAGCGCGTTGATTCTGCGCAGCCTTGGCACAGGCCAGTGGTCGCATAA
- a CDS encoding NADPH:quinone oxidoreductase family protein: MKALMSTKVGGPDSLEMMDVDDPVAGKGQVVIDVKACSINYPDVLIIQDMYQFKPPRPFAPGGEVSGVIAEIGEGVTGFQIGDRVASTTGHGGLVEKVAVDHNSVFKIPDSVSFEDASALILTYGTSIHALVDRGHIKEGDTLLVLGASGGVGIAAVELGKAFGARVVAAVSSEEKAAFAKAAGADETVVYDRAPFDKDQSKALAGQFKAAVGPNGADVIYDAVGGDYSEPAVRSIAWEGRFLVVGFPAGIAKLPLNLTLLKSCDVCGVFWGAYAMRDPAGNRSHINRLFKLWGQGMIQPRVSEVFDFADAGKAIQKMADRGAIGKLVVKVSD, from the coding sequence ATGAAAGCATTGATGTCCACAAAAGTCGGTGGTCCGGATAGTTTGGAAATGATGGACGTTGATGATCCGGTCGCTGGCAAGGGGCAGGTGGTCATTGATGTCAAGGCATGTTCGATCAACTATCCCGATGTTTTGATTATACAAGACATGTACCAATTCAAACCGCCTCGGCCTTTTGCCCCTGGTGGGGAAGTGTCTGGCGTCATCGCCGAAATTGGCGAAGGTGTTACAGGCTTTCAAATAGGCGACCGGGTTGCATCCACGACTGGCCATGGCGGTCTGGTCGAGAAAGTCGCGGTTGATCACAATAGCGTGTTCAAAATTCCCGACAGTGTGAGCTTTGAAGACGCATCCGCACTCATCCTGACATATGGGACGTCAATCCATGCCTTGGTTGACCGCGGCCATATCAAAGAAGGCGACACCTTGCTCGTCCTAGGTGCATCAGGCGGCGTCGGTATCGCAGCTGTTGAACTTGGCAAAGCTTTTGGCGCGCGCGTCGTCGCGGCTGTGTCTTCCGAAGAAAAAGCTGCCTTTGCGAAGGCTGCCGGTGCTGATGAAACAGTTGTTTATGATCGCGCACCTTTTGACAAGGATCAGTCCAAGGCGCTTGCCGGGCAGTTCAAGGCGGCTGTAGGCCCCAATGGCGCAGACGTGATTTATGATGCTGTTGGCGGCGACTATAGTGAGCCAGCCGTGCGCTCGATCGCATGGGAAGGTCGTTTTCTGGTCGTTGGCTTCCCAGCCGGCATCGCGAAATTGCCACTGAATTTGACGCTGTTAAAGTCCTGTGACGTTTGTGGTGTTTTCTGGGGCGCTTATGCCATGCGCGATCCGGCTGGCAATCGGTCTCATATCAATCGGTTGTTCAAGCTGTGGGGGCAAGGTATGATCCAGCCGCGCGTATCGGAAGTTTTCGACTTTGCCGATGCCGGTAAGGCCATTCAAAAAATGGCAGACCGCGGCGCAATTGGTAAGCTGGTTGTGAAAGTTTCTGACTAA